From Coffea arabica cultivar ET-39 chromosome 2e, Coffea Arabica ET-39 HiFi, whole genome shotgun sequence, the proteins below share one genomic window:
- the LOC113723662 gene encoding GDSL esterase/lipase 2-like — MKMTKEYRIKLKLANSCSQLCLVVVLVVLASLTIPADCFHHDDHYPEAIAALFVFGDSLIDPGNNNYINTSTGFQANFPPYGESFFKYPSGRFCDGRVITDFIAEYAKLPFIPPYLQIGYQYQLAYGANFASAGAGALVETYPGSVVDLKTQLWHFNEAEKLLISNIGRRGAERIVSNSVYLFSIGANDYFSDSTKSNIFKSFTPEDYVAMVVGNITAALEEIYKKGGRKFGVVNMPPLGCAPVYRAADLAAGGTGECNGQVTALAKLHNVLLSKRLEHLQKQLKSFRYSYFDFFAVFVDLFDNPLKYGFKEVKSACCGSGPFRGTNSCGGRWGIKEYELCGNPQDYSFFDSVHPTQAANQQFAELIWAGPSNVTGPYNLKSLFQLSL; from the exons ATGAAGATGACGAAAGAATATAGAATTAAGCTTAAACTTGCTAATTCGTGTAGCCAACTCTGCTTAGTAGTAGTATTAGTTGTCCTTGCAAGTCTAACAATCCCAGCGGATTGTTTCCATCATGATGACCATTATCCGGAAGCCATTGCTGCTCTCTTCGTCTTTGGTGATTCACTTATTGATCCTGGGAATAACAACTACATCAACACAAGTACAGGTTTCCAGGCCAACTTTCCCCCATACGGAGAATCATTCTTCAAATATCCATCGGGAAGGTTTTGCGACGGCCGTGTAATTACGGATTTTATTG CTGAATACGCAAAGCTCCCTTTCATTCCACCTTATCTCCAAATTGGCTACCAATATCAGCTGGCTTATGGTGCAAACTTTGCATCTGCTGGCGCTGGTGCTCTAGTTGAAACCTATCCCGGATCG GTTGTCGACCTTAAAACGCAGTTGTGGCATTTCAACGAGGCTGAAAAACTATTGATTTCGAATATCGGTAGAAGAGGAGCAGAACGAATCGTATCCAATTCTGTGTACTTGTTTAGCATAGGGGCAAATGATTACTTCAGCGATtcaacaaaatccaacatatTTAAGTCGTTTACCCCGGAGGATTATGTAGCAATGGTGGTTGGCAACATTACAGCTGCTCTCGAg GAAATATACAAGAAAGGTGGGAGAAAATTTGGAGTTGTAAATATGCCGCCTCTAGGCTGTGCACCAGTCTATAGAGCTGCCGATTTGGCTGCTGGAGGGACTGGAGAGTGCAATGGACAGGTGACAGCTTTGGCCAAGTTACACAATGTCTTACTTTCCAAAAGACTCGAGCACCTGCAGAAGCAGCTCAAAAGCTTTAGATATTCATATTTTGACTTTTTCGCTGTTTTTGTCGATTTATTTGACAATCCATTAAAATACG GCTTTAAGGAAGTGAAGAGTGCATGCTGCGGCAGTGGTCCTTTCCGAGGAACAAACAGCTGCGGAGGGAGGTGGGGAATAAAAGAATACGAGCTTTGTGGCAATCCACAAGATTATTCCTTCTTTGACTCCGTTCATCCAACTCAAGCTGCCAACCAGCAGTTCGCGGAGCTCATCTGGGCTGGACCCTCCAATGTTACTGGCCCTTATAATCTCAAGTCACTTTTTCAGCTTTCACTGTAA